In Choristoneura fumiferana chromosome 21, NRCan_CFum_1, whole genome shotgun sequence, a single genomic region encodes these proteins:
- the LOC141440014 gene encoding ral GTPase-activating protein subunit beta-like, with protein MELGGDLISKQAVLCHRVLRLARTVAGAADLGASEWRSLLLLLLSAARALLSPPAPHHPAADQLCRRVLAVLLEVWLLACHRCFPSPPLWRTLREQCIRWRHRAPLTEQWTRVSLCLTARLLTHMYGPQFPAMPISEEDTNLVPPDMSAEAVMQSWYRILHTIGNPVDLCRPHVISQTPDFLQYSITAEEGARDPSAHPCLAALPAIFHNAMRGSPRMSTPFSYVGTTATEGYDG; from the exons ATGGAGCTGG GCGGGGATCTCATCAGCAAGCAGGCCGTTTTGTGTCACCGGGTGCTCCGTCTGGCGCGAACGGTGGCTGGCGCCGCGGACCTGGGCGCTAGCGAGTGGCGGTCGTTGCTCCTCCTACTTCTTTCTGCCGCCCGGGCCCTACTGTCTCCTCCGGCCCCGCACCACCCCGCCGCGGACCAGCTCTGCCGGCGGGTTCTGGCGGTGCTGCTCGAAGTGTGGCTCTTGGCGTGTCACAG ATGCTTCCCATCCCCGCCGCTGTGGCGTACATTGCGCGAGCAGTGCATCCGTTGGCGGCACCGCGCGCCGCTCACCGAGCAATGGACGCGAGTGTCGCTCTGCCTCACCGCGCGTCTTCTGACACACATGTATGGGCCGCAGTTCCCTGCCATGCCTATCA GCGAGGAAGACACCAATCTGGTCCCCCCAGACATGTCGGCTGAGGCGGTCATGCAGTCCTGGTACCGCATCCTGCACACGATCGGGAACCCAGTGGACTTGTGCCGCCCGCACGTCATCAGCCAGACACCAGACTTTCTGCAG TACTCCATAACGGCGGAGGAGGGCGCGCGCGACCCGTCGGCGCACCCGTGCCTGGCGGCGCTGCCGGCCATCTTCCACAACGCAATGCGTGGCTCGCCGCGCATGTCGACGCCTTTCTCGTACGTAGGTACAACTGCTACAGAAGGCTAC
- the LOC141439780 gene encoding metaxin-1, translating to MTSIELDIWRGEWGLASVDSECLKVLTYMKFIGVPVRVRESNNPFFTPKGRLPVMRDGRTVLTNFEEVIEHLKTLHYSTDVHLNTKQAAEASAFTQYLSEKLLPAYQYAWWVDEKNYAELTRPTYAKALRIPFNFYYPSSYQTAAKEMIDALYGEHTDLREIEKTIYSEAEKCLKTLSDRLGESEYFFGNRPSSFDATVFAYLAPLVKAPFPNATLANHVKGIANLTRFVARINQKNFRHVTDEYNRQNAKKQTTGTQSEREAANFPHQTRNKLLAALFAAVAMTGYAVANGMFQDLKDYEHAQDYNEMFENDEDDN from the exons ATGACGAGTATAGAATTGGATATATGGCGTGGAGAGTGGGGTCTGGCTTCTGTTGATTCAGAATGTCTTAAAGTTTTA ACTTACATGAAATTTATTGGGGTGCCAGTAagagttcgggaatcgaacaaCCCGTTTTTCACACCAAAGGGTAGGCTGCCAGTCATGCGCGATGGGCGCACAGTCCTCACTAATTTTGAAGAAGTTATTGAGCATTTGAAAACATTG CATTACAGTACGGATGTCCACCTAAACACTAAGCAAGCTGCAGAAGCCAGTGCATTTACGCAGTACTTGAGTGAAAAGCTGTTGCCGGCCTACCAGTATGCCTGGTGGGTGGACGAGAAGAACTATGCTGAGCTAACGAGGCCCACTTATGCTAAAGCTCTAAGAATTCCATTTAACTTCTATTACCCCTCGAGTTACCAGACTGCTGCTAAAGAAATGATTGATGCCCTCTACGGGGAACACACTGATCTTAGAGAAATTGAAAAGACA ATATACAGTGAAGCAGAAAAGTGCCTTAAAACCCTGTCTGACAGGCTTGGGGAGAGTGAATACTTTTTCGGGAACCGGCCCTCCTCATTTGATGCAACTGTGTTTGCATACCTCGCTCCTTTAGTCAAGGCTCCGTTCCCCAATGCAACCCTGGCCAACCATGTCAAAGGCATCGCCAACCTCACTAGATTTGTTGCAAGGATCAACCAGAAGAACTTTAGGCATGTTACTGACG AGTACAACAGACAGAATGCCAAGAAGCAGACGACGGGGACCCAGTCGGAGCGCGAGGCGGCCAACTTCCCGCACCAGACGCGCAACAAGCTGCTCGCCGCCTTGTTCGCCGCCGTCGCCATGACCGGCTACGCCGTCGCCAACGGCATGTTCCAG GATCTGAAAGATTACGAACATGCCCAAGACTACAACGAGATGTTTGAGAATGACGAAGACGACAACTGA
- the LOC141439778 gene encoding myotubularin-related protein 10-B-like isoform X2 produces MGVLRRGEQVVGAAHSVVLLTPLSDRDHGRFGSLFVTNYKLSFVPLERSQDDECSQRNILLGPYDAALTSVGAVWLTDGGPARRRRLMPKGDMPGKVKGLQVICKNMKVLTFSFVNSPIGHGRRVAMALIHHAFPKRHDLLFAFEVKEPYYPTLPSDLNMFIRPGDWKRELERCECPHWRITCINGTSDAFMLTAGETLIVPSSVLDYNLMESARHFRSGRVPVWVWGRPAGAALLRSGELLPTDHSATAESVLLEQVRRSHPKLTPPHVIHLCGTSLAAPAAAGAVLPPLAALQASYNKLVELCTPTTLGGFWVQDSQYYSLMEASRWLRHVARCIAFADDAARHLAGNVTVVLQEGDGVDYCAVVSCLTQLLVDPYFRTISGFQSLIQKEWLALGHPFCDRFGLPRPGNPKDITPKDSSLAQPAPVFALLLDCAWQLLQQFPDRFQYSETYLTTLSDAAHNHLFDTFLFNCPRDRELAVAKNFVQRPVWDWGEQFSEKDKALFYNPFYMSDKPAMTPKQRLSHTSMPSKQSELPRLEPCTSVAGMELWSQCYERWLLPLDAPHAGPVQYHVFNYAVLKEIQRLNEKLSSLSILSNRQSNGDLDAETARPAAVSRFFPFSVSRGEPRSTLDSMQVSLIDASLLLDSQSLLNAPD; encoded by the exons GAGTGCAGCCAACGCAACATCCTCCTCGGGCCTTACGACGCGGCGCTCACGAGCGTCGGCGCCGTGTGGCTCACGGACGGCGggccggcgcggcggcggcggctcaTGCCCAAGGGGGATATGCCCGGGAAGGTCAAGGGGCTACAGGTCATATGCAAG AACATGAAAGTCCTCACATTCAGTTTCGTGAACTCCCCCATCGGGCACGGCCGCCGCGTAGCCATGGCGTTGATCCACCACGCCTTCCCCAAACGGCACGACCTGCTCTTCGCCTTCGAGGTCAAGGAGCCGtactaccctaccctaccctcaGACTTGAACATGTTCATACGCCCTGGTGATTGGAAGAGGGAGTTGGAAAGGTGCGAGTGTCCCCACTGGCGGATAACTTGCATCAACGGGACTTCGGATGCGTTCATGCTGACGGCTGGGGAGACGCTGATAGTGCCGAGTTCTGTGCTGGATTATAACCTGATGGAGTCGGCGCGGCACTTCCGGTCCGGCCGCGTGCCGGTGTGGGTGTGGGGCCGGCCCGCCGGCGCCGCGCTGCTGCGGAGCGGGGAGCTGCTGCCCACGGACCACTCGGCTACGGCTGAGAGCGTCTTGTTGGAACAG GTCCGGCGTTCCCACCCAAAGCTGACGCCGCCGCACGTGATCCACCTGTGCGGGACCAGCCtcgcggcgccggcggcggcgggcgccgtgCTGCCGCCGCTCGCCGCGCTGCAAGCCTCCTACAACAAGCTGGTGGAGCTGTGCACGCCCACCACGCTCGGCGGCTTCTGG GTCCAGGACTCTCAGTACTACTCGCTGATGGAGGCCAGCCGCTGGCTGCGGCACGTGGCGCGCTGCATCGCGTTCGCGGACGACGCGGCGCGCCATCTCGCCGGGAACGTCACCGTCGTGCTGCAAGAGG GCGATGGTGTAGATTACTGTGCTGTGGTATCGTGCCTGACGCAACTCCTCGTCGACCCTTACTTCCGAACGATCTCTGGCTTCCAGTCGCTCATCCAAAAGGAGTGGCTCGCGCTCGGACATCCCTTCTGCGATCG ATTCGGTCTCCCCCGGCCCGGCAACCCCAAAGACATAACACCCAAGGACTCTTCGCTGGCGCAGCCGGCGCCGGTGTTCGCGCTGCTGTTGGACTGCGCGTGGCAGCTTTTGCAGCAGTTCCCGGACCGCTTCCAGTACTCGGAGACCTACCTCACGACGCTCAGCGATGCCGCGCACAATCATCTCTTTGACACGTTCCTGTTCAACTGCCCGAGGGACCGCGAGCTGGCCGTGGCTAAG aacttCGTCCAAAGGCCAGTGTGGGACTGGGGCGAGCAGTTCTCAGAAAAAGATAAGGCGTTGTTCTACAATCCTTTCTACATGTCGGACAAGCCTGCCATGACGCCTAAACAGAGGCTAT cACACACATCAATGCCGAGCAAGCAATCGGAGCTGCCCCGTCTAGAGCCGTGTACGTCGGTAGCGGGCATGGAGCTATGGTCGCAATGCTACGAGCGCTGGCTGCTGCCGTTGGACGCGCCGCACGCCGGGCCCGTCCAGTACCACGTGTTTAACTACGCCGTGCTGAAAGAG ATACAACGACTGAACGAAAAGCTATCATCCCTTTCTATCTTAAGTAACCGGCAATCCAACGGGGACCTGGACGCGGAGACGGCGCGGCCGGCGGCCGTATCCCGATTCTTCCCTTTCAGCGTGAGTCGCGGCGAGCCGCGGTCGACCCTCGACAGTATGCAAGTCAGCCTTATAGACGCCTCCCTGCTTCTGGACTCCCAGTCGCTGCTGAACGCTCCTGACTAA